Genomic DNA from Paenibacillus donghaensis:
GTCTATTGTGCACGCTTTCGGTTCATCTGGCAATCTTTTCACAACATAAATAAACTAAAATAAACGTACTAAAAAAGATTATCTCTTGCTAAATGAACCTAAATGAATTAAATTGTACATATACGAACGTAAATATAGTTTACGAAGGAGATTGAATAGTCAATGGAAAGACGTTTCGCATCCCACCCCAATGAGGTTAAGCAGTTTGACACTGAACGCCTGCGCAAGGAATTCCATATCCCAGTGATTTTTGCTCCGGATGAATTGAAGCTTGTATTGACGCACGAGGATCGGATGATTGTCGGCGGAGCTAATCCGGTAAACGGAGAGGTTGTATTGACAACCGACCTGAAAGAGCTGGGAGTCAGCTATTTCCTGGAACGCCGCGAGCTGGGCGTAATCAATGTCGGCGGCAAAGGTTCAGTTGTGGTCGATGGAACGGAATTTGAACTGGACAATAAAGAATGCCTGTATGTGAGCCAAGGCTCCAAAGATGTAGTATTCAAGAGCGCCGATGCTGCAGCTCCAGCGAAGTTCTACCTGAATTCCGCACCTGCACACCAGGCTTACCCTACTGCCAAAGCAACCCTGGAAACTTCCGAATCCGGTGCAATGGGCGGCAGCGAGAACTCCAATGAGCGTACAATTCACCGTTTCATCCACGCCAATGGCGTGCAGAGCGCACAGCTCGTCATGGGTATGACCCAGCTGAAACCAGGCAGCATGTGGAATACAATGCCATCCCATACCCACCCGCGCCGCATGGAAGCTTATTTCTACTTTGATCTTCCAGACGATGCAATTGTGTTCCATCTGATGGGTCAGCCTACAGAAACCCGTCACATCGTAATGCACAACGAGCAAGCCGTAATTTCCCCAAGCTGGTCGATCCACAGCGGCGTTGGAACTCATAACTATACTTTCATCTGGAGTATGGCTGGCGACAACAAAAGATATGATGATATGGACCCCGTATCCATGAAAGAATTACAATAGAGGGAAAACACTACGGAAAGCTGAGGCAGGCGGATGAACCCGATACGACGGCATGAGATGATTATGGCAGTTTTGCTGAACCAAAAGGATGTTACTGTACATGAGCTGAGCGAGAAGCTTCAGGTCACCGGCAAAACCATCCGCGAGGATTTAAGCAAGCTGGAGGAGCAAGGGTTGATACAGCGTGTACACGGCGGTGCCGTGCTGGCGCAGAGCGACCAATTCGGCATACTTCCCTCCAAGGACCCGCTGGACAAATATTCCGAAGAGAAAACGGAGATTGCCCTGCGCGCACTGTCGCATATTGTGCCTGATGATATCGTGGCTCTGGACGGCGGCAGCACCACGCTGGAGATTGCCCGCAGGCTGGCCAACATGCCGCTTACGGTTATAACCAATGATGTTTATATCATCAGCGAGCTGGTCCCGAAGGATCATATCCGTCTGGTCGTCCCCGGCGGCTACCGCGTTCGCAACATGCTGGCCGGTCCCGAGGCGGTAGCGTATGTGAAGACTCTGAATATACAAAAAGCTTTTTTGTCGGCTACGGCTGTCAACATCGAGCAAGGCCTCTCCATTTATACCGGAGATTTCATTGAATACAAGCAAGCGCTTGTCTCTACGGCAAGCCTAGTTTATGCGGTTGTCGACCACCACAAATTTGGCCAAACGGCGCTGCGCACCTTCGCTTCCCTCCAGGAAGTTGACGTGGTGCTGACGGACAAAGGGCTGTCTGCTGAGATTGTAGAGCAGTTTCGCGGTATCGGCGTGAACATTGAATGTGGCTAAGTAGAAACGGCTTCACCGTCCCTTTAGGGACGGTAACCGTTTCTGCGAGAAATAGAAGGATAACTTATAGTGTGCAACATATACATTTTTATATTTTAAACCTAATAACATCAACAATAAAGGGGTAATCAAATATGTCAACATTATTCAGCTTGGCAGGTAAAACTGCAATCGTAACGGGCGCAGCCCAAGGTCTTGGACAAGGTATCGCTTTGGCATTCGCTGAAGCAGGCGCAGATGTAATCTCCGCTTCCCTTAACAGCAGTGAAGAAACCGTAAAGGCTGCCGAAGCTTTTGGCGTAAAAGCACTGAGCCTGGAGTCCGACCTGAGTGATCACACTCAGCTGCAGGCTATGTTCGACAAAGCCCTTGAATTCACTGGAAAAGTAGATATCCTTGTGAACTGCGCAGGCATGATCCGCCGTACTCCAGCCAAAGACCACAGCGAAAAAGACTGGTTCGACGTAATCAACCTGAACCAGAACACCGTCTTCCTGTTGTCCCAAATCGCCGGCCGCCACTTCCTGGAAAGAGGAAACGGCAAAATCATCAACATCTGCTCCATGCTCTCCTACCAGGGCGGAATCAACGTTCCAGGCTACACTGCAAGTAAACACGCCGTTGCCGGTTTGACCAAAGCCTTCGCCAATGAATGGGCAGGTTCCGGTCTGAACATCAACGCCATTGCACCTGGATACATGGCTACTGAGAACACTGCACCAATCCGTGCCGACCAGAGCCGTTCCGACTCCATTCTGGACCGTATTCCAGCAGCTCGTTGGGGAACTCCTGAAGATCTTAAGGGGCCAGCCGTATTCCTGGCTTCCGCAGCTTCCGACTACCTGAACGGACACATTCTGAATGTAGACGGCGGATGGTTGGCTAGATAATTGCTTGTTATTTTGCTTAGAATTAAGGGAGACTGTCCACAATGGACAGCCTCCCTTTTTGTATTTATCCTTATTCCTGCGTCTTCTTCCATACTCCTGCGTATTTCCCTGATTTATTGCCCAACAGTATAATTCATCACCCTGCAGAAATGCAAAAAACCGGCAGCCCAGGATAACTCCTGTGAGTGCCGGTTGATTACAGCGGGAGATTACTGCCGCCAGTGGATCTATTAAAGTGATTTTCTTCTCAGCATAGCCAGGCCGTTCACCGGCAGCTCCAGCATCTTACCTGCAGCGGCGCCTGACTCCAGGTCCGTATATTCTCTGCCGTCCAGCTCCACGGTCTGCGGGCTGCCGCTGAAGTTCTGTACGAACACATAATCCTGTTCTCCATCCGAGCGCAGCGCTGCGGTTACGCCAATCGGCAGCTCGCTATCCAGGGTGCGTCTAATATCAGCCTTATCGGCAATCGCCGCATACAGCTCGGTATAGAAGGCGTTGTCTTTGACACGTGTAGCCAGGTGGTACGCACGTCCTTCACCCAAACGGTTCACGGTCAGCGCCGGTTGTCCAGCATAGAAATCACTGCGGTAATGGCCAAGAGCCTCCGCGCCTTCCAGGTGGATCAGCTCAGCAATCTCATGGGCGTCATAATCGCCGCTCAGCTTCAGCATATTGCCCGGCTGCATAACCAAGCCGTTCAGATCACGGCTGTGTAGTCCTTCCGTCTCTTCTGCCCAGATGCCGAGTGTTCTGCGCAGCGGCCCGGGGAATCCTCCCAGATGGCAGAGATCCGTTTCGCCGACAACACCAGACCAATAGGTCGCCAGGAAGGTACCGCCCTGCTCTACGAATCGCTCGATCCGTTTGCCGTTGGCTTCGCTGATCAGATAGAGCATGGGAGCAATGACCAGCTTGTAGGCGGACAGATCATCATCGATGCCAATAATATCCACCGGAATACCCTGCTCCCAGAGTGCGCGGTAATGCTGCAGAACTGTTTCTTCAAAATGAAGCCCGGAATTGCGGATGCCCTGTGCATCCTTCACCGCCCAGCGGTTGTCCCAGTCGTAGATAATCGCTGTCTGTACCGGGGTCGTCGTACCTACCACCTCGTCCATGCCAGCCAATGTCCGGCCCACTTCGGCCACGTCACGGAAGACACGGGTTTCCGCATGTCCGCTATGGTCGAGGACCGCACCGTGGAATTTCTCGCTCGAGCCGCGGCTTTTGCGCCACTGGAAATATTGCACCGAATCCGAGCCATGTGCCACGGCCTGAAGCGAGGACAGCTTGTGCATGCCCGGTCGTTTCAACTTGCTGACAATCTGCCAGTTCGTCAGGGACGGTGTGCTCTCCATCAACAGGAACGGCTTCTGCTTCAGCGTGCGGTACATATCGTGGTGCATCGCTGTCCAGGCGGCCAGACGGGCATCGTCGTCATCTGTGGTATAATGCCAATCCGGGTAAGCGTCCCAGGAGACTACGTCGAGAATCTTGGCCAGCTTGCGGTAATCAATGGCGTCAATCATATGCATATTTGTGGTGATAGGCAGCTCGGGATTGAAGCTGCGCACGGCGTCCATCTCATGCTGGCAGAAGTTGATCGTCTGGTCGCTGACAAACCGCCGCCAATCCAGATTCAGGCCATGCAGCTGGTTCTCGCCGTGCGGGGCTGGGGATTCCACCTGATCCCACGAGGTGTAGGTGTGGCTCCAGAAAGTGGCCCACCAGGCATGGTTCAGTTCTTCCAGATCATTGTTGTATTTGACTTTGAGCCAGTCTCTGAAGGCATTCTGGCAATAGTCGCAGTGGCATTCGCCACCGAACTCATTGGAGATATGCCAGCCGATTACTGCGGGATGATGAGCGTAGCGCTCAGCGAGCTTGGTGTTGATGATCGCTGTTTTGTCCCGGTAGACCGGAGAAGTGAAGCAGTGATTGTGGCGTACCCCATGCAGGTTGCGGACACGGTTGCGTTCCACACGCAGGACTTCAGGATACTTGTCCGACATCCAGGCCGGACGGGCTCCGCTTGGGGTAGCCAGGAAAGCGTAGATGCCGTTCTTAGCAAAAGAATCTAGCACATGGTCCAGCCATTCAAAAGTGAATACGCCTTCCTCACGCTCCAGCGATACCCAGGAGAAAATGCCAACAGACATCACATTGCAGCCTGCCAGCTTCATAAGACGCAGATCTTCTTCAAAAATATGTGGATATTTCAGCCATTGCTCGGGGTTATAATCGGCTCCGTGCAACATCACTGGCACTTTGCTACTGATTGCCGGAAGTTTTGTACTCATAGGTAGGATTCATCCTTTCATTATAAGCTCATCTATGAATGGGACTAATCTCTGATGAACATCTTCAGTATGCCCTGCATAAATGATGAACTATGCTTTATACTATTTATAATATACAATAAATAATATATAGCGTTAGGAATATACGCTCTACTTACTAGCACAAATTGAACATGAGGT
This window encodes:
- the kduD gene encoding 2-dehydro-3-deoxy-D-gluconate 5-dehydrogenase KduD, which produces MSTLFSLAGKTAIVTGAAQGLGQGIALAFAEAGADVISASLNSSEETVKAAEAFGVKALSLESDLSDHTQLQAMFDKALEFTGKVDILVNCAGMIRRTPAKDHSEKDWFDVINLNQNTVFLLSQIAGRHFLERGNGKIINICSMLSYQGGINVPGYTASKHAVAGLTKAFANEWAGSGLNINAIAPGYMATENTAPIRADQSRSDSILDRIPAARWGTPEDLKGPAVFLASAASDYLNGHILNVDGGWLAR
- a CDS encoding DeoR/GlpR family DNA-binding transcription regulator codes for the protein MNPIRRHEMIMAVLLNQKDVTVHELSEKLQVTGKTIREDLSKLEEQGLIQRVHGGAVLAQSDQFGILPSKDPLDKYSEEKTEIALRALSHIVPDDIVALDGGSTTLEIARRLANMPLTVITNDVYIISELVPKDHIRLVVPGGYRVRNMLAGPEAVAYVKTLNIQKAFLSATAVNIEQGLSIYTGDFIEYKQALVSTASLVYAVVDHHKFGQTALRTFASLQEVDVVLTDKGLSAEIVEQFRGIGVNIECG
- a CDS encoding beta-galactosidase, which encodes MSTKLPAISSKVPVMLHGADYNPEQWLKYPHIFEEDLRLMKLAGCNVMSVGIFSWVSLEREEGVFTFEWLDHVLDSFAKNGIYAFLATPSGARPAWMSDKYPEVLRVERNRVRNLHGVRHNHCFTSPVYRDKTAIINTKLAERYAHHPAVIGWHISNEFGGECHCDYCQNAFRDWLKVKYNNDLEELNHAWWATFWSHTYTSWDQVESPAPHGENQLHGLNLDWRRFVSDQTINFCQHEMDAVRSFNPELPITTNMHMIDAIDYRKLAKILDVVSWDAYPDWHYTTDDDDARLAAWTAMHHDMYRTLKQKPFLLMESTPSLTNWQIVSKLKRPGMHKLSSLQAVAHGSDSVQYFQWRKSRGSSEKFHGAVLDHSGHAETRVFRDVAEVGRTLAGMDEVVGTTTPVQTAIIYDWDNRWAVKDAQGIRNSGLHFEETVLQHYRALWEQGIPVDIIGIDDDLSAYKLVIAPMLYLISEANGKRIERFVEQGGTFLATYWSGVVGETDLCHLGGFPGPLRRTLGIWAEETEGLHSRDLNGLVMQPGNMLKLSGDYDAHEIAELIHLEGAEALGHYRSDFYAGQPALTVNRLGEGRAYHLATRVKDNAFYTELYAAIADKADIRRTLDSELPIGVTAALRSDGEQDYVFVQNFSGSPQTVELDGREYTDLESGAAAGKMLELPVNGLAMLRRKSL
- the kduI gene encoding 5-dehydro-4-deoxy-D-glucuronate isomerase translates to MERRFASHPNEVKQFDTERLRKEFHIPVIFAPDELKLVLTHEDRMIVGGANPVNGEVVLTTDLKELGVSYFLERRELGVINVGGKGSVVVDGTEFELDNKECLYVSQGSKDVVFKSADAAAPAKFYLNSAPAHQAYPTAKATLETSESGAMGGSENSNERTIHRFIHANGVQSAQLVMGMTQLKPGSMWNTMPSHTHPRRMEAYFYFDLPDDAIVFHLMGQPTETRHIVMHNEQAVISPSWSIHSGVGTHNYTFIWSMAGDNKRYDDMDPVSMKELQ